One Solanum lycopersicum chromosome 4, SLM_r2.1 DNA window includes the following coding sequences:
- the LOC101260926 gene encoding uncharacterized protein: MKSFFALLISVSFIIAAAAKTGHVITFRSPSLYPESFTWDPKSHNFIIGGTRHQKLLSISESGVAETLISDTDLPENSSFLGLAIDRRNNRLLACIHRIPTATHPSPFNALAAYDLKSRRRIFLTPLLDKNDQNPIATVTEIIHPAAANDVAVDSSGNAYVTNSDGDFIWKVNIDGEGSVFSRSETFKSHPVDLTVDYHKCGLNGIVFISDGYLLVVQSNTGKMYKVNVNDGTAKTVNLNRDLTAGDGIAVRSDGVVLVVSQYKLYYIKSENNWDEGVVFDETTLDVEGFATAVVVGNRKRVYVLYGHLIEGIMGNGNREEFNIVEIEENEDKEDNIWLFVLIGFGFTYFLFWRFQMRRLVQNMDKRVT; this comes from the coding sequence ATGAAATCATTTTTTGCCCTTTTAATCTCCGTCAGTTTCATCATCGCCGCCGCCGCTAAAACCGGCCACGTCATCACTTTCCGATCACCGTCTCTCTACCCGGAGTCATTCACTTGGGATCCTAAATCTCACAACTTCATCATCGGCGGTACTCGTCACCAGAAACTCCTCTCAATTTCCGAATCCGGCGTAGCTGAAACCTTAATCTCCGACACAGATTTACCGGAAAATTCCTCATTCCTCGGCCTCGCTATCGACCGCCGTAACAATCGCCTCCTTGCTTGCATTCACCGCATCCCGACCGCCACTCATCCTTCCCCTTTCAACGCACTCGCCGCCTACGATCTCAAATCCCGCCGCCGCATCTTCCTCACCCCGCTCCTAGACAAAAACGACCAAAATCCGATCGCAACCGTAACAGAGATAATCCACCCCGCTGCCGCCAACGACGTCGCCGTTGATTCCTCCGGGAACGCTTACGTCACAAACTCCGACGGCGACTTCATCTGGAAAGTAAACATCGACGGCGAAGGTTCAGTTTTCTCTAGATCGGAGACCTTCAAATCTCATCCCGTGGATCTCACCGTAGACTATCACAAATGCGGATTAAACGGCATCGTTTTCATCTCCGATGGATACTTACTCGTCGTTCAATCAAATACCGGCAAAATGTATAAAGTCAACGTTAACGACGGAACGGCGAAGACTGTTAATTTAAACAGAGATTTAACGGCGGGTGATGGAATCGCCGTTAGAAGCGACGGCGTCGTTCTAGTAGTGAGTCAATataaactttattatataaaGAGTGAGAATAATTGGGACGAAGGAGTGGTGTTTGACGAAACTACCCTTGATGTAGAAGGATTTGCTACGGCGGTTGTAGTGGGAAATAGGAAGAGGGTATATGTGTTATATGGTCATTTAATCGAGGGTATAATGGGAAATGGAAATAGAGAAGAATTTAATATAGttgaaatagaagaaaatgaagataaagaagataatataTGGTTATTTGTGTTAATTGGATTTggatttacttattttttgttttggagaTTTCAAATGCGTAGACTTGTACAAAATATGGATAAGAGAGTAACTTag